GGTTTAAATGAAAGCACCATGCCAACaccacatcaaaaaaaaaaatgcaaaacagcaaGAATGCCACAAACCAAATGGAGCTCGACAAGATATCTGTGTTATTTACTTAGAAATGAGAGAAAGCAGGGTTAGCCCATGGCTGACCATGGAGCACAGCATCCCTGGTTTGAGTTCAGCTGGggtatctctctctcccttgtttCCTGAGAGGGAGTGCTCAGTTAAGGGCTCAGTATGCTTGTAAAGAACCAACTGACGCAGGTGAAAGAATGCATTTTCCTAACAGGATTCCGttttttgtgatgatttatttaacaaaaaaaaacaagcaaccaaacaaatgaacaaagaaaatcctttcgctgcctctcctgctctggtaaaaaaaaccataGGCGCTCACTGGTGGATGCTGGTCCTGtacctgcctactcctatatATTAACCACAGGTGCCCACAATGTTACCCAAttcataaacaaactaaaaactaagtatactaaacaacgacaaaaaacaactaaactaaactaaacgaCTATTAAACGAAAAGCTATCGAAATATGTCAAAAATCAAACCTAATTAAGCACACatctagaataattaaacaatagtattattgttaaaataattaaatacaatcaGTGTTATGATTTCAAAAAGCaaagtttatttatgtcttcatCATCACTTACTCTTCATTAATTCAGGCATTGTGACAAGATGTCCTCTCGaactgaagatgaagagaaagaaagaaggagaggagtgGTACGGGAAGATAAGCTACCAGAACCATGAAGAAGAGATAGAAGATCCTGTACTTGTGGAGAAAATGATAAGAGACGGTACAGTATGAACTATTTTTTAATGTTACCATCAAAAGCCAAATATTGTTGGAtcttctgattttcttttaagaagAAGTGATCAGCACTTCCGCCCTGTACTCGTCAAACATCATGTCCTTTCTCTACAGCCCAGGAAAATTTGGCCGGGGTCGGGGTTGGGATCAGTGATGATCTCATCAGTCTGGAGATCGCCTCTCCTGATGTCCCAGACCTGACGCTCATTGACCTGCCCGGCATCACCAGGGTGGCTGTAAAGGGACAACCTGAGAACATTGGAGACCAGGTATGCTAGTTCAGTGTccccaaaacatgttttcatagaCACAATTTATTTGGTGGAAAGTTGAAAAGTAATGACAGTGAGATCTGTGGTAGTGATTTAGTAGTTctatgataaataatattataacaactgaaattaatatttttcagATAAAGAAACTGATCCAGAagtttataacaaaacaagagaCCATCAGCTTGGTGGTTGTTCCATCCAACGTGGACATAGCAACCACAGAGGCTTTGAAGATGGCACAGGAGGTGGATCCCAATGGAGACAGGACTTTGGGTAAATGGGGCTGATTCTAGTAAAGCAACACTTGGAGAAATTACTTGACTTTTAGATAGTTTACTGTCTGtttgcctttttctctctcaggtatCTTGACCAAGCCTGACCTGGTGGACAAAGGCACGGAAGAGTCCGTGGTGGAAATAGTCCGTAATGAGGTCATCCACCTGAAGAAGGGCTACATGATTGTCAAGTGCAGGGGACAGAAGGAGATCACAGAGAGGGTGTCTCTGACTGAAgcaatagaaagagagaaagcctTCTTCAACGATCATGTGCATTTCAAGTGAGTTCATTATTTTTGGAGTAATTATGCAAACAATGACTTGCAGTAGAATAGGTTGTGTCATTTTTACTCAGTAATTTTGTATTGTGGTAGGATTCTCTACGATGAAGGCCTTGCCACTGTTCCTAAACTGGCAGAAAAACTCACCCTTCAGCTGGTGCATCATATCAAGGTAAACGCTTCTCAGCGGTTCACCAAAGTGGTTCCCTATGGATTACTTTGCCCATTTCAGGTGTTAAAATTCTGACACTGGTGATTTTCAGAGATCTCTGCCTCAACTGGAAGAGCAGATAAAGATGAAACTAGCACAGACTCAGGCAGAGCTGGACAAATATGGCAGTGGACCCCCAGCTGAGGCCGCTGAGAGACTCTGTTTCCTCATTGATGTGAGTTTACTATCTGTCACTTACTAAACACTGCACCGCCTCCATTTGATTTAATTCGCACACTTCTTTTATCTgaacctgttttattttagaGAGTGGCGGCGTTTACAAAGGATGCTATCAGTCTCACCACAGGGGAGGAGATCAAATTTGGAGGCAGGCTCAACATGTTTGCCATACTCAGAAAAGAGTTTGCGGATTGGAAAGATATCATAGTGTGCTCTGGGATAACATGTAAGTGCATCAAAAACCTGGTCATCGCGTAATGTCTTTGCTGTGGtttccaaaaaataataatctaaagtGTAAACTATTGAGTAAGAtattgaaaaaatgatttttttaaatgccattttCCATCTCAGTAAAAACAAAGTGCTCCAGACTGCTGTATAGAGCACTGCTAACCAAGTGTTAACCTTCTTTGTGTCCACTTTTCTTCACAAATTCATCCTTATTGAAGTCAACCTGAATATTGAGAGAGAGGTGACTCAGTATGAACAAAAGTACCGCGGAAGAGAACTGCCCGGGTTCATAAACTTTAAGACCTTTGAGGACATGGTCAAGGAGCAGATCAAACAGCTGGAAGGACCTGCTGTCCTGAAACTCAAGGAAGTGGGAGGCATGTCATATTATGATTTTACGATGATTGCAAGCTTGCTGAATATGTTACACCTTCAAGATATTATTAGATCTTGTATTGtctgatttgtattttgttttttagacaTTGTGACAAAAGAGCTATTTAAGTTGGCACAGAGCAGCCTTGTTGGATTTCCTAACCTCATCAAAACAGCTCAGGTATAATTTTCATTGCCCATATATATAACTGAACATTGTTGAATATTTACTGCTAATTTTGTATGTCCTGTAGATGAAGATCGAAGCCATCAGAAAGGAGAAGGAGACTGCAGCAGAGTCCATGCTGAGGACTCAGTTTAAGATGGAATTGATTGTTTACACTCAGGACAGCACATACAGCAAGAAGTTAGGGAAGCGTAAGAGGGAAGATGAACAGAACGGTTTCCCTTTCGGCAATGGTATACCAGTGAAGACAAGCACCAGCTCCACTCCTAGCAATGACAGTGGGGCCACCGTGAAAGAGATGATTAAACACCTGAAATCCTATTACCAAGTAAGTGTAATCTACatgctgtacatttttttgtttttttatttcatacatcACACATTTAACTACGGTAAAAAGGTCGGTAAGATAAAGTACATTTGAATCTGCACCTCCTCCCATTGCATTAACGATCTCCTTTTTCCTTGTTTTGAAGGTGGcgtttaaatgtatattattatcaGACTAAGTAAGGTACATGgttcaaatgttattttgttagcagctaaatatatacatatactgtgtgGATCGGGGTATGAATATCAGTAGAAAAGAAATGACATGGAAAATGAAGCAGAGCAGATCATTTCTAACAACTTTCGGTATAAACCATGTACATTAACGGTATAAACCAAATACCCATATCTTTGTTACATTGACAGATATAGCGTGATACTCTAACTTTTTCCTTTCTAAACCGCAGATTGCTGGCCAGCGTCTGGCGGACCAGATCCCACTGGTAATCCGCTACCAGATGTTGCAGGAGTCTGCTGTGCAGCTGCAGAGGGAgatgctgcagatgtttcaaGACAAGGAGAAAACAGAGTCGCTGCTTCACGAGGACTCTGGCATAGAAACCAAAAGAATCCACCTTCAGAACCGCCTTGAGCGGTTGTCAAAGGCACGCGCGCTGTTGACTGACTTTAGTATGAACACATACAACTTCAACCAAGGGCGTAGGTTTGGCCTCAACATTGGAAGGGACACAATGACCCACG
This portion of the Anoplopoma fimbria isolate UVic2021 breed Golden Eagle Sablefish chromosome 17, Afim_UVic_2022, whole genome shotgun sequence genome encodes:
- the LOC129106401 gene encoding interferon-induced GTP-binding protein Mx-like → MNTLNQQYEEKVRPCIDLIDSLRSLGVEKDLALPAIAVIGDQSSGKSSVLEALSGVALPRGSGIVTRCPLELKMKRKKEGEEWYGKISYQNHEEEIEDPVLVEKMIRDAQENLAGVGVGISDDLISLEIASPDVPDLTLIDLPGITRVAVKGQPENIGDQIKKLIQKFITKQETISLVVVPSNVDIATTEALKMAQEVDPNGDRTLGILTKPDLVDKGTEESVVEIVRNEVIHLKKGYMIVKCRGQKEITERVSLTEAIEREKAFFNDHVHFKILYDEGLATVPKLAEKLTLQLVHHIKRSLPQLEEQIKMKLAQTQAELDKYGSGPPAEAAERLCFLIDRVAAFTKDAISLTTGEEIKFGGRLNMFAILRKEFADWKDIIVCSGITFNLNIEREVTQYEQKYRGRELPGFINFKTFEDMVKEQIKQLEGPAVLKLKEVGDIVTKELFKLAQSSLVGFPNLIKTAQMKIEAIRKEKETAAESMLRTQFKMELIVYTQDSTYSKKLGKRKREDEQNGFPFGNGIPVKTSTSSTPSNDSGATVKEMIKHLKSYYQIAGQRLADQIPLVIRYQMLQESAVQLQREMLQMFQDKEKTESLLHEDSGIETKRIHLQNRLERLSKARALLTDFSMNTYNFNQGRRFGLNIGRDTMTHAPPPTSTPVCVTSAKKHSKKRTV